From Rissa tridactyla isolate bRisTri1 chromosome 10, bRisTri1.patW.cur.20221130, whole genome shotgun sequence:
TTACAGTACGGCCGTCTCTTTGTAGAAGCATTTCTGAAGCTTGCCATGCCTCTCCTGGACTACAGCTTTAAAAAGCACAGGGTAAGTCTTTCAGAGACAGAACTGTCTGGAACCAGCTGGGAAGCGTGACTGATGCTTGCTAGAAGCAGATTCCTCTCTCTGGTCATGTGTTGGCATGACACTTGTGCCACTTCATGACAAACGTGCCTAATGTCTGCAGCTGTGCTCTGCCCAGTTTACTTGCCCATCCAGTGTGCTCTCAGCAAACAGATTACCGTTACCCAACTTGCCATCAGCCTTCTGGTTGGATAACTTCACTGTTAGCAAAGGAAGCCCTTTCAGCCTCCATCTCTTCAAAAGTTATTACCACAAAGGTGGCACTCACGGAGTAGGAAGCTCACGTGAGCAGTCAGGTTGGTGACTGGCTTGCAGTCCAGATGGACAGTGTTGTGGGTGTCTTTGCAATAATTCTTGGAGCTTTGGGCCAGACAGCATGCATGAGTGCAGATGGACCGGCCAACCTTGTTGCACTACATGACAAGCAAGAGCAGTTCACTTATTCCCCCAGCTTTCTTGCAAGACAATCCAGCTTTGACAGTGAGACTCATTCTTTGGCTTAGTCTTCACAACTTGCATCTCTGATAGATAACTCCTTCCTACTGCAAATGTAATATCTGTTTTCATGGATGTTTGAGGGAATGAGGTTATCAAACATATCTAATCATTGCCACTGGGCAATAGAAAGTGCTATGTAATTTGTTCAATAAAGAAGATTGATATCCTGAGTTCGTGTTGGATGCATTTCAGTTACCACAGTCTAGCAGTGTGTTTTATACTTTTCCTCTGGTTCCCCTATTTCAGACAGTTGTACTCAAGGCAAGATGTGATGAGGCTGTCTTGATTTTAATTGCCCCACTTTCACTGATACATTCATTCCAAACTCTGATTCAAAAGTGCTTCAAAAAGTTCAAAGTGCTTGGCCTGACAACATGTGGTCATACTTCTATTACCAGTTACTTGACTTATAAGCACACTGACAGTCTCCTGTGGCTTCATCCCGTTTATCTGACGTTTCCTGCATATATGCATCATATCTCTATCCCAAAACCCTTTGAAAGGGTTGCTAGGACTAATACTGTTTCATTATTCTTGTTTCCCTTACGGAAAAATCCTTTGAGAATGATTTGCTGGTCTACTTATTTATTGCAGGATGATGTGCAGAGTTTGCTGAAAACCTTGCAGCTGAGTACCAGACAACTTCATCACATGTGTGGCCATTCCAAGGTAAGATGAGTTCTAATTGCAGCACAAACTCCTGTCCTAAGAATGATTTATTTCCCTTCCACTGCTTTTCTAGGGCATAGGCAAATTCTACTTGCAGGCTTCCAGTAGAGTCTGTACAAGCAAAGACTGAGAGGAGGAGAAATAGCCTTGGTTAATGGCCCCAAAGTTGCAGTATTTGATCTGGAAGTGGCTGACTGGGATGTCAGCTCAGGTTAGCATACTCTTTTTTTTAGGACAGAAGTTCTTGACATCTTTAGTTGCTGGCATCTGGAAGAGGGTGTTTCTGAGGACACGAGCTAAGACCTTAGAGACCTTGCATAAATTACAGATGCTAGACTGATAACATGGGAGAGAAGCTTTGTCAAAGATCAACAGCCTTGTGAGTCAGAAGGATCAGCAGCAGGAGGCGGACAAGGGGAAAACCTTATTCAAAGTCCTCTCGAGGTGCCTCTTTGGCACTGTTAAGTTTATCTTAGGGAAGAGggcaaagggaggggaggaagctgGTAACACGCAGCCTGCCAGTCTCTCTGTAGGAGacctggggcagaaaggaaggagaggattaGCACCCTGCTTACAGTGTGGACAGCCAGTGCTTGTTGCAAGAGAATCACCTGGAAAAAGGCCATTAGAAAGAACTTCATGTGTATGCTTTGTTCTTGTTAGACTCCTAAGAGGCTCAGAACACTTGTCCAAGAAGGGAACTTTGCCAAAGTAGTTAGAGGGAGAAAGCCACCTATTAGCATGGCTCCCCAAGCTTGATTTGCTACAGATTTAGTCCGAAGCTGACATCAGGAGTGTGGAAGTCTAGCTGGAGATCAGAACATGTCATTGCAGCTGTCAGCACAGGGGACAACTGGAAGCTGGCACAAACCCTGGAGATGCTAAAAAGTCCTCATGTTTGAAAGTGAAATCCTCATGCTCACTTTAAAGTCACAATTCACCTTGTGAACAGGATAACATCATTGCAGCGTGAAATGTCCTGTTTGTCTTTGCACTTCACTAGCATTTTCAAGTGCTGTGTCCCACGGCCCCTGCTAGCATATAGCTGCAATTAGCAAACACCCATGTTTTACCACTGCTCTTGTATCTGTTGCAATCCAATTAGGGCTCTGCAACAAATAATTTTTGCAAGAATGAGAAGGCAGCAGCTGAAGTTAGGCAAATAAATGTATGAAATGATGCTCCATACCTGTTTGAAGAGGACTTGACACCAACATTTGTTAAACCACTTTCGATTTCATTTTCATACACAACTGGTAGATGCTCACTGACGTACCATGCAGTGTTACCTAAGATTTGCGACTCTCCCTCAATAAGTTTAGAGCATCACGCAGCAGACAGTAGCAATCAGCTTCACCTGTAACTTCCTAAGAATTTGTCATTTACTCCTCCACACCAAGCTCCTCTTCTGTTTGCGTATCTAATGCTGGACATAAGGACAGTTTCTGAAGACAGATTTTTGCAAATGCCATGGTACTTTGCTGAGTCTGTGAACTGCCTGCAGATGGTTGGGCAGGTTCCAAGACCCAGGGAGCACTGTGATTGTTGATTGTGTCATTAGTGAGGTTTTCCCTGATTTGGTTCTGATTAGTGCTGATGACTGCTAGGTCCTGCATGTTACCCAGGCAAGAGAACAGATTGCTGTTGGTTGGTACTTCGTTACCCATTCGTCATCGGCAGAACATGGAGCAAAGCAGTGTCCCTCTTCCCAGGCACATTGGACTCTTCCAAGAAATGAAGCTGATCTGATTTCAGAGTATAGCTAATGAGAGTGTCTTAATGCAAGAAGGTTACAAGTATTcacatgaaagaggaaaatacttaTGCACAAAATAATTGTTTATGGCTCTTGGCAGGTTTTCTGGTTTAGCAATGACTCTATTCTCTACTGCAGATCCAAGCCTAGCAGGAAGAGATGCTCACCCGGAGCTAAATCACACGGAATACCTGGCATAGCTGCCCTTCCTCGGCTGGTTTTTGCTTACAGCAACTCCATCTGTTCCCTCCTGTTCTAGTTCTCCAAAAGCCAGTGCTTCTTTGGCCTGGACAAGCTGGCTTTGGAGTTTATAGTGCACACACATTCCATGTAGCTAGCATAGAGGAATTGCATCAGACACTGAGCAAGAAAAGATTGCCATTGCAGTGGCTTATTCACCACCTTTCTCATTCTTACTTCTGTGTGCTTGGGAATTCAGCCATTTCCTGATACGAAGCTCCCTACATTAGTTTGCAGCTTATGGCTATCAGCAAGTAGTTATCTCTCTTCCTAGGTAGGTAGTTTTGGAGTCTGGCCACTTGAAGCATTGCTTTTGGCTTTGGACTGGAACGGTGTGATTGTCCATTGCTGACCTCCAGAGATAACTCTGCTATTTCACCAGCAATAGCTGGTACACGAGTCGGACTTACCCAGACTCTATCAGCTGCACACACCACCAGCAGCGATGCAGCTTCCAGATGTCCGTGTGCAAGCAAGCTGTGGCTGCCGTGAGCAGGATGACAGCAGTGTGAGATCTGTGCGTGAAGAGCTGTGCGTTGTTCTTGGAGAACACAGCAAATGGTACCAGCCTCTTGCTGAGATGAtggagcaaaggaaaagcagattcTCAAAATAATTTCCCAAGGGTCAGCAGAATGCATCTGACTTACGTAGAGGAGTTACAAGCCCCTCTCTAAGGTTCCTGAGAAAAAGCTGAGGCCCCTTCTATTTTTATCCAGAGTGGCTATGGTTTTTTGGATTGTTGCAAGGGATCATTTTGCTGCCTTAGACAAGACGCTTAACTGAATTctgttttttaacaaaagctaTAAAAGCATTTGGCCAAGAAATGACATAACCTGGGCAAGCTTTGTGGGGATCATGTCCCACCCCTCCCACCTGTATAACCAATGGCTTTTTTAATGGCCAGAATGGTTAGGTAAGAATCAATTGATCATACTCATGTTTTACTGTTTCATATTTAGATTCGCCAAGACATTGGACTGACCAACCATGTGCCGTTGTTGAAGAAGTCACTGGAGCAATTTGTATACCGAGTGAAGGCAATGCTGGCGTTCAACCACTGCCAGGAGGCGTTCTGGGTTGGCATCCTTAAAAATCGGGATCTTCAGGTGAGGATCACCGTCCTGCCTAGGGCAAGCaaaccctgggcagggacaatgCTTGTCCTGCCTAGACAACTGTAGCTCTGCCCTTGTCAGTGGGTAGAGCTGGGAGGCCAGATTCAATGTATTACAGTCCTGTCTAGTGCAGCagaaagaagcattttatttcaggGTTAAGGGCTTGCTTGCAGTGAGGCTGTCAGCCTGAAGCAGTCAGTTTCTATGGTTTGTATGGATGGGCAGGGGGACCTTCCTCTGCTCGGTGGCCAGCACTGCACAGCAACGAAGAGGTGAAGGTCCCTCGGAACATCTCTTCACATGTGCtcttgtgtgtggctttttaaaatggcCAATTCTGGCCgttttcttcatctttcactGTAGAAGCAGGATGGTTGAAACAAAACCAGCGTTTTACTCAAGCTTTTTATTTAAGATGGTAACAAAATGCCGCTTTCTTCCATCCCATCCTAGCACCCATGGGCTGCTTTGCATACACTCAGTACGGGTCTGTTTGCGTCTGACTTAGGGAGAAGAAATTTTGTCTCAGGCGTCTGCAGAGAGGGactccgaggaggaggaggagggctccgCAGACAGCCCCGCTGAGGTACGCCTGCTGCCAAGAGAGCAGCTCTCTTGGGAGCGACTCCCGCCGGGAGGCGGGTGGAGGGGGGCGCACACTCGGCTCTGACGGCGGTTCCCCCGCAGGAGCCCAGCGGCACGGAGGCCAgcgaggcggaggaggaggccgggccgggcccttcCCGCGCGGAGGCCtgagggcccggcggcggcggggcccggcggcgcgcaggcgcggagcgggggggggggggggaggggggggggaggggggagggtgcGTATCCCCGCGCAGGCGCGGTgcgccccggggcggcgggggcggccatGTCGGTGCAGGAGGACCCGGTGCAGCGGGAGATCCATCAGGACTGGGCCAACCGCGAGTACATCGAGGTGATCACCAGCTCCATCAAGAAGATCGCGGACTTCCTCAACTCCTTCGGTgagggcggccggggggcggtggggaggctgggccgggccgggcgggcgcctGCGGTGTCTCACTGCCGCCTCCCCGCAGACATGTCGTGCCGGTCCCGGCTGGCCACCCTGAACGAGAAACTGACGGCGCTGGAGCGCAGGATCGAGTACATCGAGGCCCGGGTGAGCAGCGGGGCGAGGGCAGGGGGGCCGGGGCGAGCACCGGCGGGGCCGGAGCTAGGCCCGGGTTCGGGTTcggccccggccctggccccGGCTGAGACGTTTCCTCTTCCCGGCAGGTCACCAAGGGCGAGACGCTGACGTAGGCCTGGTGCGGCCCCGGGCCCCCCCTTTCCCCGCCGGAGCACCGCTGCCCCGCACCCTGCTCGgggcctgccgccgccgcctctgctTGTGTTGCCAATAAACCGCTGTGCTCCTGCCCCGCttgctctctgcctgcctgcctgcggcCGGGCCACGAGGTGCCCGGCTCCCTGCCACCGTCTCGGATGTCCAGAGCCTGCCCGTCCGTCTGCCTGACCCGCAGGGCTCAGGCCCGCGTTCCTCCCCACGCGTGGGGGCTGTGATGGGAGGGGACACGCTCCAGGGACAGCAGGCCTGGCTGCTGTCAGCTCCAGGAGGCACTTGACCGGCCTTTGTGCTCTTGCTGGGGTCACAGCGGAAAATCTGGTGATCCCAATAGTTTGGAGAATGTCTCAGCCTTCATGTGCGCACACTGTCAGGGGCGTGTGGGGACAGCGGGATCACCTGGCGTGGTGCACAGGAGAGAGCCCTTTGCTGGCACCTAGAAAGAGGTGCTTATCCTCCTCTCTAGggaggcaggtgggaaggagaaggaagtctctcttcccttcccaccgcTCCTTTATTTATCACAGTTTTTCAGTG
This genomic window contains:
- the BRK1 gene encoding protein BRICK1, translating into MSVQEDPVQREIHQDWANREYIEVITSSIKKIADFLNSFDMSCRSRLATLNEKLTALERRIEYIEARVTKGETLT